One Eremothecium cymbalariae DBVPG#7215 chromosome 2, complete sequence DNA window includes the following coding sequences:
- the DCR2 gene encoding phosphoprotein phosphatase (similar to Ashbya gossypii ABL009W) encodes MVLLSKKIRRMFVYLGCVVICGVFYYQIAGLDPVSLWGSPKEIFNVKFDLEDTEVFSDLFDESLVVNFGKKRCLSGAGVVEMCWTKSKLFSATSFHKQAVVRTIIKKNILGLKQARWFGISEYLFYDSISFKTLAVYFSKGLLKGSLGVFDISKEQLAGSKRVDDLYVKIGEWDIAMAGNGEYVSGINVLFGEDCVDPRVNWNLEKGWKLADRYYPSYLSIKRIQVRKGTPGVDLRVNEEGNFKVVQLADLHFGVGKGECKDEFPTTENCEADPKTLNFVETVLEIENPDLIVFTGDQIEGEWEQDSETALLKALGPAIRRGIPYAVIWGNHDDSGSMDRQELSKYVYQLPYSLFKINPRDGLRNDFGFGNYVLQVDDRDGSPAITFYFLDSHKRSPNPKVYFGYDWIKEEQLNYLEEYYTKNLADKHTDLSMAFIHIPLPEYLNFQSVRNDEQQNEKIGSFKEGITAPRYNSGTADVLVKLKVSAVSVGHDHCNDYCLETDFLSHSDSLWLCYGGAVGERGYAGYGGTERRIRIFEFNAKKKVINTWKRLHGSPDRKFDFQIIHDGYTDTA; translated from the coding sequence ATGGTTCTGTTGTCGAAGAAGATTAGAAGGATGTTTGTGTATTTGGGGTGTGTAGTAATCTGTGGGGTTTTCTATTACCAAATAGCTGGACTCGATCCAGTTTCTCTCTGGGGTTCACCGAAGGAGATCTTTAATGTAAAGTTTGATTTAGAGGATACGGAAGTATTTTCTGATCTGTTCGACGAAAGTTTAGTTGTGAATTTTGGAAAGAAGAGGTGTTTAAGTGGTGCTGGGGTAGTAGAGATGTGCTGGACTAAGAGCAAGTTGTTTTCTGCCACATCGTTTCATAAGCAGGCGGTAGTGCGTACgataatcaaaaaaaatatcttGGGCCTGAAACAAGCACGTTGGTTTGGAATATCAGAGTATTTATTCTACGATTCAATTAGTTTTAAGACTTTGGCGGTTTATTTTTCCAAGGGACTGTTGAAAGGTAGTTTAGGGGTCTTTGATATATCGAAGGAACAGCTGGCTGGTTCAAAAAGGGTGGATGATCTATACGTCAAGATTGGCGAGTGGGATATCGCGATGGCGGGTAATGGGGAGTATGTTAGTGGTATAAATGTGCTATTTGGTGAAGATTGTGTGGATCCTCGGGTAAATTGGAATCTAGAAAAGGGTTGGAAGTTGGCAGATCGATACTATCCAAGTTATTTATCAATCAAGAGAATTCAGGTTAGAAAGGGTACGCCGGGCGTTGATTTGCGAGTCAATGAAGAAGGCAATTTTAAGGTCGTCCAGTTGGCAGACTTGCATTTTGGCGTTGGAAAGGGTGAATGCAAAGATGAATTCCCAACCACGGAGAACTGTGAAGCAGACCCTAAAACGTTAAACTTCGTTGAAACAGTTTTGGAAATAGAAAATCCAGATCTTATAGTCTTCACTGGTGATCAGATTGAGGGTGAATGGGAGCAAGACTCCGAAACAGCGTTGTTGAAGGCACTAGGCCCTGCTATCAGACGAGGAATACCATATGCCGTGATATGGGGTAATCATGATGATAGCGGGTCTATGGATCGACAGGAACTTTCGAAATATGTATACCAACTACCTTACTCgctttttaaaattaatcCCAGAGATGGATTGCGTaatgattttggttttggtaaTTACGTCCTCCAAGTGGACGACCGGGATGGGAGCCCAGCAATCACTTTTTACTTTTTGGACAGTCATAAAAGATCACCTAATCCTAAGGTTTATTTTGGTTATGATTGGATCAAAGAAGAACAATTGAACtatttggaagaatattATACAAAGAATCTTGCTGATAAGCATACGGATTTGTCTATGGCCTTTATCCATATTCCGCTTCCTGAATACCTAAATTTTCAATCAGTGCGTAACGATGAACagcaaaatgaaaaaatagGATCATTTAAAGAGGGAATTACAGCTCCCCGGTATAATTCTGGCACTGCAGATGTGCTAGTCAAGTTGAAGGTTTCAGCTGTGAGTGTTGGGCATGACCATTGTAATGACTACTGTTTAGAGACTGACTTCTTATCCCATAGTGACAGTTTATGGCTCTGCTATGGCGGTGCAGTCGGAGAACGTGGGTATGCAGGATATGGTGGAACTGAACGTCGCATAAGAATATTCGAATTTAATGCTAAGAAGAAAGTAATCAATACTTGGAAGAGATTACACGGTTCGCCTGATAGAAaatttgattttcaaattatCCACGATGGTTATACAGATACTGCTTAA
- a CDS encoding uncharacterized protein (similar to Ashbya gossypii ABL010W): MDNKKLSEVVPDRVYLNRGGHRVEVPMHKLHYPHSVLRSNRPKMEDTAGNVPGALLQVGDHRPEIVQNSGGAANKVKQEVKEVQEDGKDEGGSAK; this comes from the coding sequence ATGGATAATAAAAAGTTGTCTGAGGTAGTGCCTGACAGGGTGTACTTAAACCGTGGTGGACATAGAGTTGAGGTGCCCATGCACAAGCTGCACTATCCTCATAGTGTGCTTCGTTCTAATCGGCCAAAAATGGAGGATACGGCTGGGAACGTACCGGGTGCATTGTTACAAGTAGGAGATCACCGGCCAGAGATTGTGCAGAATTCAGGAGGTGCGGCGAATAAGGTTAAGCAGGAAGTTAAAGAAGTTCAGGAGGATGGGAAAGATGAAGGAGGCTCAGCTAAGTGA
- the STE11 gene encoding mitogen-activated protein kinase kinase kinase STE11 (similar to Ashbya gossypii ABL011C), which translates to MLSGATFLEKFLQDLDCEQYVERFVAYELTSEEQLQYLDVEIISEMGVEKIGHRIRILNKSRELRAQRTRSSGDKINEVISKISGLSAGPMTINEELVTDKHSVIFILNDGSAKKVNVNGCFNADSIKKKLIKRLPAEFTATSQTGEETCSQDYDVFIVDYGKNVLHLLYDVELVTICHSSDRVEKNRLIFVSKDQTPSDKAILTSKKLYLKTMSVIHQLGSISGGKNAGGFSSNHYANYASGVPPAGADNLRITSHKGKIRHIFNQRPPSELISTNLPEYFPHTDFKKLQKTLRNSFRQSVRMSMLRPGAVLPAGNNIGSIMVNQAQAVDKALLQCLEKNKSPSRACPRPVSEDDASSLGSSHRKRANSKTSVSQPDNTDATSRIELLNTDSESEVEEEDENTISLPTKVVTPKSWLKGARIGSGSFGSVYLGMNAQTGELMAVKQVELQPAAVMAPSDDKKGQAPNTNAVAKNSQIHRKMVDALQHEMNLLKELHHENIVTYYGSSQEGGNLNIFLEYVPGGSVSSMLNSYGPFEEPLVKNFTRQTLIGLSYLHKKNIIHRDIKGANILIDIKGCVKITDFGISKKLSPLNKKQNKRASLQGSVYWMAPEVVKQVVTTEKADVWSVGCVVVEMFTGKHPFPDFSQMQAIFKIGTNTIPELPSWTSNEAKAFLLQTFELDYEKRPSSVELLQHQWLDATVLI; encoded by the coding sequence ATGTTGAGTGGAGCAACGTTTTTAGAGAAGTTTTTACAAGATTTAGACTGTGAGCAATATGTTGAAAGATTTGTAGCTTATGAACTTACGTCGGAGGAGCAGTTACAATATCTGGATGTTGAGATTATTAGTGAGATGGGGGTGGAAAAGATTGGGCATAGGATTCGAATATTGAACAAGAGTCGGGAATTGAGGGCTCAACGGACGAGGAGTTCTGGTGATAAGATTAATGAAGTGATTAGCAAGATAAGTGGGTTATCAGCAGGGCCGATGACGATCAATGAGGAGTTGGTGACAGATAAACACTCtgtaatttttattttgaatgaCGGTTCGGCTAAGAAAGTCAATGTGAATGGGTGTTTTAATGCTGATTCGAttaagaagaaattgattAAACGGTTGCCGGCTGAGTTTACGGCTACATCGCAGACGGGGGAGGAAACTTGTTCGCAGGACTACGATGTGTTCATTGTTGATTATGGGAAGAATGTGTTACACTTGTTATATGATGTGGAGCTTGTGACTATATGCCATTCAAGTGATCGAGTAGAGAAAAATCGgttgatttttgtttctaaGGACCAGACACCTAGTGATAAGGCTATTTTAACATCCAAGAAGCTTTATTTGAAGACTATGAGTGTTATACATCAGTTGGGGTCCATATCTGGTGGCAAAAATGCGGGTGGGTTTTCCAGTAACCATTATGCTAATTATGCAAGCGGTGTACCACCAGCAGGAGCTGACAATCTGCGAATTACAAGTCATAAGGGGAAAATCCGTCATATTTTCAACCAGAGGCCTCCAAGTGAACTAATATCAACTAACCTGCCTGAGTACTTCCCACATACTGATTTTAAGAAGCTGCAGAAAACATTAAGGAACTCTTTCCGCCAATCCGTTCGTATGAGTATGCTTAGACCTGGGGCAGTGTTACCCGCCGGAAATAACATCGGCAGTATAATGGTTAACCAGGCACAGGCAGTGGATAAAGCACTTTTGCAATGCTTGGAGAAAAACAAATCTCCTTCCAGAGCCTGTCCTCGTCCAGTTTCTGAGGATGATGCTTCAAGTTTGGGTTCTAGCCATCGAAAACGTGCTAACTCTAAAACTTCTGTGAGTCAACCAGATAACACAGATGCAACAAGTCGTATCGAATTGCTCAATACGGATTCTGAAAGTGAAGTTGAAGAGGAGGACGAAAACACCATTTCTCTCCCAACCAAGGTTGTTACTCCTAAATCATGGCTGAAAGGCGCTAGAATTGGATCGGGTAGTTTTGGTTCTGTCTATTTAGGAATGAATGCACAAACAGGTGAGCTTATGGCAGTTAAACAGGTTGAACTACAACCAGCGGCAGTAATGGCTCCCTCTGATGATAAAAAGGGCCAAGCACCCAATACCAATGCAGTAGCCAAAAATTCTCAGATTCATAGAAAAATGGTGGATGCCCTACAACATGAAATGAATCTTCTAAAGGAATTGCATCATGAGAATATAGTAACCTACTACGGGTCCTCACAGGAGGGTGGTAATTTGAACATTTTCTTGGAATACGTTCCCGGAGGCTCTGTTTCATCTATGCTGAATAGTTATGGTccatttgaagaaccatTGGTCAAAAACTTCACAAGACAAACATTAATTGGGTTGTCATATTTGCACAAGAAAAACATCATCCACAGGGATATTAAGGGAGCAAACATTTTGATCGATATCAAAGGATGTGTGAAAATTACTGACTTTGGTATCTCCAAGAAGCTGTCACCTCTAAATAAAAAGCAAAATAAAAGGGCCTCATTACAGGGATCAGTCTATTGGATGGCTCCTGAAGTAGTAAAGCAAGTTGTGACAACAGAAAAGGCTGATGTTTGGTCGGTGGGCTGTGTCGTTGTTGAAATGTTCACTGGTAAGCACCCTTTCCCAGATTTTTCTCAAATGCAAgcaatttttaaaattggaACAAATACAATACCTGAACTTCCTTCCTGGACCAGTAATGAAGCTAAAGCATTTTTACTTCAAACCTTCGAGCTAGATTATGAAAAGCGACCAAGCAGTGTTGAATTACTTCAACACCAGTGGCTAGATGCTACAGTGCTAATATGA
- the PEP5 gene encoding tethering complex subunit PEP5 (similar to Ashbya gossypii ABL012C): MSFNSQRQFQLFDNTPIRDPHFGSDVPLYSDPTLSAVTPLGNGIIAIAVRSVYIQTIDLKNSTIIVEFKAFPDNYQVTYLEHVQDSFLISVGECVGQPSSIKIWNLKKSPKQEYDFHSISEVKNGNNTFPISAVCISEDLSCFVLGFVNGRIILVRGDLYRDRGSRQRIIYEDPHNEPITGLHLNNDCSMCFASTTSRILVFKTTGRNSGEPERVLSSTTGVDLNCCSFSRTKDELICCLDDSIDFYQVTGEKRSLVTENPLKKRIFWINDDHLLIVLGVNTANTTALKLNQKADVTNRILILDLKNKLIAMNFLLTSNIVHIYSDTIDGVYSIYLVTTDGIINRITEKAIDKQLKIITQRELYPVALDIAEQHSVPELVIQEIHRQYGDYLYKKNMKEEAVAQYIQCLDVTETSEIISRFGIQKSSRADDSKNLATYIWSMIKQGVSNSDHVTLLLIILIKLRDIDGIEYFISHFSRNGEFVEDGESENDWSVDDESYFYSNTSLFDLRTVLQLFQESKIDAQAFKLVHKFSKDPIQIVDVILTTLEDPHSALKYIKSLHVDDTLRVMIEFSKILLEKLPNDTNALLIDVFTGRYQRLTCNVNILEEKKSVSNNNPVFHSYKAFVTYMYSGTGENSNSEEVQKPTYHPPKPSLVFTSFIDHPFQFVVFLEACLESYNKFQGFIRDKQEILTTLYDVYLSLAQTADNKHKEEWHSKAMGVFKESERLVAGSKSSESSKVSGNVAFDNSLMVLISHINNVDLYSIADYEASDGKSETTSLNKTNLSTTFRSMCLTKDSLKCMNFLEKYGRTEPELYRMSLSFFLSSRQIYEDIGGDLVFKEKVLDKVIAMDLLQPLDILQILSSSNIATFGLVRDFLINHIKSQQRETQNNEKLIASYQQELEEKEEQLSALLNGHDPIQVKVKNNFCTMCHTALDLPIIFFKCGHIFHQRCLSEDSENEDKDRIYKCPNCAVEMENSESLLESQRNVSMNANLLRAALSNEDNHKDRFKVVSEFIGKGGLEIDTINS; the protein is encoded by the coding sequence ATGTCATTCAACTCCCAACGGCAGTTTCAATTGTTTGACAATACACCGATACGGGATCCTCATTTTGGGAGCGATGTACCTCTTTACTCTGACCCTACGTTATCTGCTGTTACTCCCTTGGGGAATGGCATTATTGCCATTGCAGTCAGGTCTGTGTACATTCAAACGAttgatttaaaaaattcgaccattattgttgaatttaaagCTTTCCCGGATAACTATCAGGTTACTTATTTGGAACATGTTCAAGATAGCTTTCTGATTAGTGTGGGAGAATGTGTCGGGCAACCTAGTTCGATCAAAATatggaatttgaaaaagtcCCCGAAACAAGAATATGATTTTCATTCTATATCAGAGGTGAAGAATGGAAATAATACATTTCCTATATCGGCAGTGTGCATATCTGAAGATTTATCATGTTTTGTTCTTGGATTCGTGAATGGAAGGATTATTCTGGTGCGAGGTGATCTTTATCGGGACAGAGGATCGAGACAGAGAATCATCTATGAAGACCCACATAATGAACCGATTACAGGATTGCATTTAAATAATGATTGCTCGATGTGTTTCGCTTCCACTACTTCTAGGATACTAGTGTTCAAAACTACAGGAAGAAACAGTGGGGAGCCCGAGAGGGTGCTCAGCAGCACAACTGGAGTTGATCTAAATTGCTGTTCCTTCAGTCGAACAAAAGATGAGCTGATATGTTGTCTAGACGATTCAATTGATTTTTATCAAGTTACAGGGGAGAAACGCTCTTTAGTCACTGAAAATCcattgaaaaaaagaatcTTTTGGATCAATGATGATCATCTTTTAATAGTATTGGGGGTTAACACTGCAAATACAACTGCCTTAAAATTGAATCAGAAAGCTGATGTTACAAATCGAATattgattttggatttaaagAACAAGTTAATTGCTATGAATTTCCTCCTTACAAGTAACATAGTTCATATATACAGTGATACCATTGACGGCGTTTATTCAATTTATTTGGTAACAACAGATGGCATTATAAACAGGATTACTGAAAAAGCGATCGATAAGCAACTCAAAATCATTACCCAACGTGAGTTGTATCCTGTAGCACTTGATATTGCTGAACAGCATTCTGTCCCAGAATTGGTTATCCAAGAAATCCATAGGCAGTATGGGGATTATTTATACAAGAAGAACATGAAAGAGGAAGCAGTAGCgcaatatattcaatgCCTTGATGTTACTGAGACAAGTGAGATCATATCGAGATttggaattcaaaaatCTTCTAGAGCTGATGATTCAAAGAATCTAGCCACATATATTTGGTCTATGATCAAACAAGGCGTTTCCAATTCTGATCATGTGACTCTACTGTTAATAATTCTTATTAAACTAAGAGATATCGATGGcattgaatattttatttcccATTTCAGTAGAAACGGAGagtttgttgaagatggaGAATCTGAAAATGATTGGTCTGTAGATGATGAATCGTACTTTTATTCAAACACTTCACTATTTGACTTACGAACTGTTTTACAGTTGTTTCAAGAGTCGAAAATAGATGCCCAAGCCTTCAAATTGGTTCAtaaattttccaaagatCCTATACAAATCGTTGATGTCATTTTAACCACGTTAGAGGATCCTCATTCagctttaaaatatatcaaaagCTTACATGTAGATGACACACTCCGTGTGATGATCgaattttctaaaatattacTAGAAAAATTACCAAATGACACAAATGCATTGTTAATTGATGTGTTTACAGGGCGGTATCAGCGATTGACCTGTAATGTTAACATCCttgaagagaagaaaagTGTTTCAAACAATAACCCGGTATTTCACAGTTACAAAGCATTTGTAACTTATATGTATTCAGGTACTGGTGAGAATTCCAATTCAGAAGAAGTTCAAAAGCCTACATATCATCCACCCAAGCCGTCTCTAGTATTCACCTCTTTTATTGACCATCCGTTTCAGTTTGTGGTCTTCCTAGAAGCTTGTTTAGAGAGCTACAATAAATTCCAAGGTTTTATTAGAGACAAACAAGAGATCTTAACAACGCTTTATGATGTGTACTTATCCCTGGCACAAACAGCTGATAATAAACACAAAGAAGAGTGGCATTCAAAAGCAATGGGGGTCTTTAAAGAAAGCGAAAGACTCGTTGCTGGCAGTAAGTCTTCAGAAAGTTCAAAGGTTTCCGGAAATGTTGCCTTTGATAACTCTCTAATGGTTTTAATATCTCACATCAACAATGTTGATTTATATTCAATAGCAGATTACGAAGCTTCTGACGGAAAATCTGAAACAACTTCCTTGAACAAAACTAACTTAAGTACTACCTTCAGATCTATGTGCCTAACGAAAGATTCTTTGAAATGTATGAACTTCCTGGAGAAATATGGCCGCACTGAGCCAGAACTATACCGAATGTCGTTGAGTTTCTTTCTCTCTTCTAGGCAAAtatatgaagatattgGCGGAGATCTCGTGTTTAAGGAAAAAGTTCTTGACAAAGTCATTGCAATGGATCTACTTCAACCCTTAGACATTCTCCAGATTTTGAGTTCTAGCAACATAGCCACCTTCGGCCTTGTCAGAGactttttaataaatcataTCAAGTCTCAACAGAGAGAAACTCAGAACAATGAAAAGCTAATAGCGTCATACCAAcaagaattggaagaaaaagaggaaCAGCTCTCAGCACTGTTAAATGGCCACGACCCAATACAGGTCAAAGTTAAGAACAATTTTTGCACGATGTGTCATACCGCCCTCGACCTCCCtatcatattttttaagTGTGGTCATATTTTCCACCAGCGATGTCTCAGCGAAGACTCAGAAAACGAAGACAAGGACAGAATCTATAAATGCCCTAACTGTGCAGTCGAAATGGAGAATTCTGAAAGCTTATTGGAATCTCAGAGGAATGTATCAATGAATGCCAACCTACTAAGAGCTGCCTTGTCTAATGAAGATAATCATAAAGATAGATTCAAAGTCGTTTCAGAGTTCATTGGGAAGGGCGGCTTGGAAATTGATACAATAAATTCGTAA